The Pseudanabaena sp. ABRG5-3 genome includes the window GATCGCCAAACCATCTTAATTATTGATGATCGTTGGGAAAATCGCTCTATATTAGTCAATCTCCTCACGCCACTAGATTTTCGGATTTTAGAGGCAGAAAATGGGCGAGAGGGATTGATCCAAGCAGCAAAGCACCCCGATCTCATCATTACAGATTTAGTCATGCCCGTAATGAATGGGATAGAAATGTTGCATCAACTCAAGTCCATCAAGGATTTCCAGCATATTAAAGTGGTGATCTCGTCAGCTTCTGTTGCCAAAAGCGATCGGCAAACTAGCATAGAATCTGGTGGAGATGCGTTCCTTAGCAAACCGATCCAATTTGAAGAGTTATTACAAACACTCCAAAATCAGTTAAATCTAACTTGGCGATATGCTGAGTCAATTAATTATCCAGCATCTGTCACTCAAGCTACGATGGATGTTATCACCAGCCCATCTACAGAAAAAATTCCTGAATTAGAGGATCTACAAAATCTGCTTAACTTAGTACAGCGTGGCTTAATAAAAAAATTTATCGCAGAAGCGAAAAGGATCGAGCAAAGGGATGCCGAGTATCAACCTTTTATCCTCAAGGTTGTACAGTTAGCCCAAAAATTCCAAATGGAAACCTTAGAACAGTTGCTAGAAAAATACATAGATTGATGCACTGCATTTTTGTATCTCATTAACCCCAATTAAACCAAGTATAAAGTCACACCCCCTATGCTCTCTACTAACTCTGAACTAATTCTCATTGTTGACGATGCTCCGATCAACTTAAATCCCATCTCTGACATATTGATTGATGAAGGATTTGAAGTAGCGATCGCCACTAGTGGCGAGGGGGTGTTTAAGCAATTACAGTGGCATTTACCCGATTTAATTTTATTAGATATCAAAATGCCAGTTATGGATGGATTTGAGGTCTGTCAGCGCTTAAAGACAATGGAAAGAGTTAAGGATATTCCAGTTATCTTTATGACAGGTCTATCGGATAATGACAATAAATCTAAAGGGTTTGAATTAGGTGCAGTCGATTACATCACCAAACCTTTTCAAGAAACAGAAGTACTAGCCAGAATTAAAAATCATTTACAACTGCGGCGCTTAACCAAAAATTTGGAGGAGCAAGTTAGCCATCGCACGATGGAGCTAGAGCTAGCCAATCAGCAGCTTGCACAAAAACAAATAGAATTAGAACTCGCCAACCGTGAACTAGAAACCTTAAACACCAGTTTAGAACAACAGGTACAGGAACAAACTCAACAACTACGACAGAATGAGCGGCAATTACGTCTGTTTGTAGAACATACACCCGTAGGTGTGGCAATGTTCGATCGCCACATGAACTATTTAGTTGCTAGCCAACGATGGCTCAATGATTATCAACTAGAGCCATCGATTATTGGCAAATGTCATTATGACGTTTTTCCTAATGGTTACGATTATTGGCGGGAAGTACATCAAAGATGTTTGCAAGGCAATGTAGAACGTAATGAAAAGGAGCGTTATATACGTGCTGATGGTAGTCAAGAATGGGTACGTTGGGAAGTTCGTCCTTGGTACGATGATGCAGATAGTATCGGTGGCATTATTATTTTTGGTGAAATTATTAGCGATCGCATTCGTACTGAGATAGCGCTCCAAGAAAGCGAAGAACGTTATCGACTACTTTCAGAAGTGAGCCCCGTGGGCATCTTTTTCGGCGATACTCATGGAAATTGCACCTATAGCAATGAGAAAAGTCAGCAGATTACAGGAATCAGCCTAGAAGAAGATTTCAGAACTAACTGGGAGAAAAATATACATCCTGAAGATCGCGACCGCATATACAAGGCTTGGAATAATTTTGTAGAACTATCGAATCTTGGCTGTGATACTGAATATGAAGTCGAACATCGCTATCTCTATCCTGATGGTTCGATGAAGTGGGTAATTGGGCAAGCAGTTCCCGAACGGAATATCAATGGTGAACTAGTGGGATTTATTGGTTCCGTAGTTGACATTACAAATCTCAAACAAATTGAGGATACTTTACGCCAAGTTGAAGCTAAACAACGCGCTTTGATCAATGCTTTACCTGATCTAATTATGCGTGTTAATCGAGAGGGAATATACCTTGATTTCATCCCCACCGATACCTTTCAAATATTGGCAAATGACCAAGGTCTGATTGGTTTCCCAATTACAGAGAAATTCCCTGCTAATCTGGCCGCAAAACGAATGGAGGCAATTCACGAGGTTCTCCGCACTAGAGAAATGCTCATTTACGAGCAAGAGCTTTGCTTTGATGGTAAGGTGCAAACTGAGGAATGTCGTGTAGTTGCTTGTGGTGAAGATGACGTGCTGATCGTGGTGCGTGATATTAGCGATCGCAAACAATCCGAGGCAGCCCTCAAAGCCAGCCAAAAGATCACCGAAACGAGATCGCAACAAGTGTACTCACTATTGAATAACATTCCCCACATTGCATGGCTCAAAGATCTAGATGGTCATTTTTTGGCAGTTAACGAGCCATTTGCTAAGTCCTGCGGCTATGAAGCTACTCAATTAGTTGGACTGACTGACTTAGATATCTGGCCGCAGGAGTTAGCCGAGCTCTATCGCAGTGACGATCAAGAGGTCATGCAATCGAGAAAACGTAAACAGGTTGAAGAAAAACTAATTATATCGGATGGTAGAACGAAATGGATTGAGACATTTAAAGCTCCAGTTATTAGTGAAGACAATGAGTCCATTGGAACGGCTGGCATTGCCATTGACATTACTGAGCGCAAACAAGGTGATTTAGCCCTACAGAGCTTGATGCAGGGTACAGCTTCTGTCACTGGCAAAGAATTCTTTCCTGAATTAGTTAAACAAATTGCGATCTCCCTTGATGTCTCCCATGTCTTTATTGCCCAAAAAGTTGGCGAAGAATTAGAAACCTTAGCATGGTATGCCACCGATCAGATTCAACCTAATCTCATTTACCCAATTTCCCACACCCCCTGTGAAATAGCCCTCAACAAGGATGTCTATTACTGTAATGACATCAGACAAGCTTTTCCCGACAATGATAAGTGGAATAGTATGAATGTTAATAGCTACATGGGGGTAGCACTCCACAATACCATCGGTGAAGCAATTGGAGTATTATTTACGCTCAATTCTCAACAGTTAGCCAATCCTCAACGCGCAGAAATGCTACTGCGTATTTTCGGGGCAAGAGCGATCGCCGAACTAGAAAGGATGCAGGCTTTAGAAAATCTGCAAAAAATGAATGAGGAACTAGAGCGTCGGGTACAGGAACGGACAAAGGAGCTATCCCAAACGCGAAATTTCCTTGAAGCAATTATTGAAAATTTACCTGTAGCTTTATTTGTTAAAAATGGCAAAGAAGGGAGATTTGGCGAGTTTTTACTATGGAATAGAACCAGTGAAATTATGTTTGGCTGTACTAAGGAGCAAGCAATTGGCAAGTCAGTTTATGACTTTTTCCCCAAGGAACAATCTGATTTCTTTAATGAGAAAGATCGTACTTCCTTTCTCCTTGGTCAAACAGAGGATATCCCTGAAGAACCAATTGACAGCCTGACCCTTGGCAGAAGGATCTTACATACGATCAAAGTTCCTGTTTTTGATGAGCAGGGTAAACCTGATTATTTAATCTGTATTTCTGAAGATATTACCGATCGCAAACGAGCCGAGCAGAATCTACAGGCTGAGAGATTACGTTTACAAATTGCTCTAGAAGTCGCCGAAATGGGTACTTGGGAAGCGAATATGGATACAGGTTACTGGTCACCCAGAACCGAAGCAATTTTTGGCTATGCTCCTACAACATTCCCTGGCGATCGCGAATCGTTTCTCAAATTAGTCTATGCCGAGGATCAAGAACGAGTATTTAATGCCCTTACCCACAGTTTTGCCACCCAAGAACCCTACAATGTTGAATATCGCATTAACCATGCCAGCGGCGAGATCCGATGGGTCGCAGTAAATGGGAAAGTAATACAGAGTGAAGATGGCAATGGATTACGGATTATTGGAGTTGCCATTGATATCACCGATCGCAAACAGGCTGAATATGACCGACAGCAAGTAGATCTTGCACTTAGAGAATCTCAGAATTTTCTCCAAACAGTAATTGATACCTTTCCCCTCGTCGTTTTTTGGAAAGATCGTCAATCCGTTTATTTAGGCTGCAACCAAAAATCTGCGATCTCCTGTGGACTAAACTCCCCCTCTGAGATCGTCGGCAAGACTGACTATGATATGCCTTGGGCAAAAACAGAAGCAGAAACCTATCGCGCCGATGATCTGCAAGTTATGGAATCAGGTCAAGCCAAACTCGGTATCATTGAGACTCAGTTACGAGCAGATGGCTCAATGGCTTGGATTGAAACTAACAAATTACCTCTATATAACCTTAATGGAGAAATAATTGGTTTATTAGGCACATATCAAGATATTAGTGATCGCAAGCAAACAGAGATTGTCCTAAGACAGTATGAAAGAATGGTGGATATTTCTCCCGATGGCATGGCCCTAATTAACCAAGACTATAACTATCTTTTGGTCAATCAAACCTATTTGAGACAAAACGAACGGGAATGGGAGAATACAGTCGGACATTCAATGCAGGAGGTCATGGGTGAATATACATTTCAAACAATTGTCAAACCCAAGATCGATCGATGTCTTGCTGGTGAAACTATTGATTACGGCGATTGGTTCTATTTTAAAAAGGCAGGTAATCGCTTTGTTAGTGTGACCTATTATCCTTATTTTGAAGTCGATGGCACAATTACAGGAGTAGTGATCAGTAATCGCGATGTAACTGAGCGGCGCGAAGCAGAGGTATCCCTACGAGACAGTGAAGAACGCTTGCGACTTGCCCTGACCGCCGCTAATCAAGGACTTTATGATCTAAATCCCCAAACTGGTGTAGCCATTGTTAGTAGCGAATATGCCACTATGTTGGGATATGATCCTGATGATTTTCAAGAGACTCATGAAAAGTGGCTCGAACGGATTCATCCCGATGATCTAGAGCGCGTTGTAGAAACTCATCGTTCTTATATTAATGGAGAAATCCCAAATTACAAAGTAGAATTTCGTCAGCGCACTAAAACGGGTGATTGGAAATGGATTCTCTCCCTTGGTAAAGTAGTGGAATGGGATCAAGATCAAAAACCTGTGCGGATGTTGGGAACTAATACTGATATTAGCGATCGCAAACTCGCTGAAAAAAGTCTTCAGGAGGAAAGACTACGCCTACAGCTAGCCCTAGATGCTGCAAGAATGGGAAGTTGGGGCTGTAATCTCCAGACAGAAGAGATATTTTGGTCAGATCGCGCTCAAGAGATCTTTGGCTTTGTTCCAGGTACTTTCCCTGGTGATCGCGAGACTTTTCTCTCAATGGTGCATCCTGATGACTATGACCGTATCATAGAAGCAATTAATTACACTTTTGCAACAGGTGTCTCATACCAACTTGAGTATCGCATTCGACGGTTAGATGGAGAAATTTGTTGGCTTGCCGTATGGGGCATTATTCACCAAAATACCACCCTTGGTGATCGCCAACTAATCGGTGTGGTTGAGGACATTAGCGATCGTAAGCATGCAGAAATAGAACGTGATCAACTATTACAAAACATGTCCCAACTAAATAGTGAACTTGAGCAAGCAAATCAACAGTTAGAGGAATATTCACAAACCCTTGAACAACGTGTAGAAGAACGCACTAACGAACTGCAAGCTGCTCAAGAGCGAATTATTGCCCAAGAAAAACTTGCCTCCTTAGGTACTCTCACCGCAGGAATTGCCCATGAACTCCGTAACCCCCTCAACTTTGTCAAAAATTATGCCGAAGGTTCCATCGAACTCACCCAAGATCTACTAGATATCTTGCAACCAATCATTCAATCCCAAACATCTGACAACAGCGAACTCATTGAAACACTCATTACTGATTTACAGGAAAATGCCACTACCATCCGTCTCCATAGTCAACGTGCCGACAAGATTATTACGAGCATGATGCAACATGCCCGTACCGATAATAATCAGGCAAATATCCAGTCAACATCCATCCATGACCTACTCAATGAAGCTGTAAAACTAGCCTGTCATAGCAAATGGCTGCAAGATAGTACCTTCAAAGTAACGATTAATACTAACTATGCCGCAGATGTAGGCATGATTGAAGCTATTCCTAACCACTTAATTAGAGCTTTTATTAACTTAGTTGACAATGCCTGTGATGCCATGCGTTCTAAAAAGCGGGATTTATCATCAAACCCCAATCCTTCTGAAACAGTATACATACCGACTCTAACAGTTGCCACCCAACTAATCGGAGAAACAGTAGAAATTCACATGCGTGACAATGGCTGCGGCATTGCCCCCCATATTCAAACTAGAATTCTTGACCCCTTCTTCACCACTAAACCACCTGGTGCAGGCACAGGACTGGGGCTATCTCTCACCCACGATATCATTGTTAAACAACATAAAGGAACCATGATGATTAATAGCAATATAGGTGAATTCACAGAAATTGTGGTCACAATACCTATAGCCATGTTAACTAAATAAGTTTAAATAAGTTAGGTTGGATATTAATCCAAGCACTTAAAATCATTTGCAGAAGTTTTTATTTTGTCTACGACAAAATAAAAATACTAATACCTTTACTGTGATTTTTTGCTGTGATTTTTATTTCTTTTTATATAGCTATGGTCGTTAGAAAAAAAGCAGAGTTGCGGCGCATTGCACCATAACTTTATCCTAGATTCTAAAGTGACTATAGCTATAAACGAATATGTACTCATTTATAGCTATAGTTGTTGTTAGGGGCGGGGCTGTTCAGAATTAGTCTTTACTGGAATTATGAAAAACCCAAATAAGTCAAATCTAATTTTAGTGGTCGATGATGAAACTGAAATTCAAAGACTAATGCTGCAAAGGTTTAGAAAAAAAATTCAGTCGGGGGAACTTGCTTTCCAGTTTGCACAGAATGGTGTAGATGCAATCCAGATTTTAAGAGATTCCCATGAGATTAGTGTCGTACTAACCGACATCAGAATGCCAGAAATGGATGGTCTAACCCTACTATCTAACCTAGCGGAGTTCGATCGCCCACTTAAGGCAGTTGTGGTTTCTGCCTATGGAGATATGAAAAATATTCGGACAGCGATGAATTGGGGAGCCTTTGATTTTGTAACCAAGCCAATTGATTTTGCAGATCTCGAAATTACTCTCAATAGAACCTTAGCTTTTGTCAACAATTTGCAAGAGAAAGAGCAAAAGCTCCAAGAAGCTCTTAATACATTACATAACCTAGTCTTTTATGATCAGTTAACAGGTATGCCCAATCGTAATGGGCTACTCAAATATATTGCTAAGAGCATTGCCCTCAAACAAGCTAGAGGAGATGCCTTTGCACTATTAATACTTGATATAGAACGTTATGCAATTATCAAATCAGGATTTGGACATGCTTTGAGCGATCGCCTTTTGGTTGAAGTAGCCAAGCGACTAGAACAATGGAATGTCCAGTCTAAAGTAGTTGCTCGGCTGGAAAATAATGAACTAGCAATATTGTTACAGGAGTTAGAAAGTCCTGCTAGTCTAACAAAATATATCAAACAACTACATC containing:
- a CDS encoding PAS domain S-box protein, which codes for MLSTNSELILIVDDAPINLNPISDILIDEGFEVAIATSGEGVFKQLQWHLPDLILLDIKMPVMDGFEVCQRLKTMERVKDIPVIFMTGLSDNDNKSKGFELGAVDYITKPFQETEVLARIKNHLQLRRLTKNLEEQVSHRTMELELANQQLAQKQIELELANRELETLNTSLEQQVQEQTQQLRQNERQLRLFVEHTPVGVAMFDRHMNYLVASQRWLNDYQLEPSIIGKCHYDVFPNGYDYWREVHQRCLQGNVERNEKERYIRADGSQEWVRWEVRPWYDDADSIGGIIIFGEIISDRIRTEIALQESEERYRLLSEVSPVGIFFGDTHGNCTYSNEKSQQITGISLEEDFRTNWEKNIHPEDRDRIYKAWNNFVELSNLGCDTEYEVEHRYLYPDGSMKWVIGQAVPERNINGELVGFIGSVVDITNLKQIEDTLRQVEAKQRALINALPDLIMRVNREGIYLDFIPTDTFQILANDQGLIGFPITEKFPANLAAKRMEAIHEVLRTREMLIYEQELCFDGKVQTEECRVVACGEDDVLIVVRDISDRKQSEAALKASQKITETRSQQVYSLLNNIPHIAWLKDLDGHFLAVNEPFAKSCGYEATQLVGLTDLDIWPQELAELYRSDDQEVMQSRKRKQVEEKLIISDGRTKWIETFKAPVISEDNESIGTAGIAIDITERKQGDLALQSLMQGTASVTGKEFFPELVKQIAISLDVSHVFIAQKVGEELETLAWYATDQIQPNLIYPISHTPCEIALNKDVYYCNDIRQAFPDNDKWNSMNVNSYMGVALHNTIGEAIGVLFTLNSQQLANPQRAEMLLRIFGARAIAELERMQALENLQKMNEELERRVQERTKELSQTRNFLEAIIENLPVALFVKNGKEGRFGEFLLWNRTSEIMFGCTKEQAIGKSVYDFFPKEQSDFFNEKDRTSFLLGQTEDIPEEPIDSLTLGRRILHTIKVPVFDEQGKPDYLICISEDITDRKRAEQNLQAERLRLQIALEVAEMGTWEANMDTGYWSPRTEAIFGYAPTTFPGDRESFLKLVYAEDQERVFNALTHSFATQEPYNVEYRINHASGEIRWVAVNGKVIQSEDGNGLRIIGVAIDITDRKQAEYDRQQVDLALRESQNFLQTVIDTFPLVVFWKDRQSVYLGCNQKSAISCGLNSPSEIVGKTDYDMPWAKTEAETYRADDLQVMESGQAKLGIIETQLRADGSMAWIETNKLPLYNLNGEIIGLLGTYQDISDRKQTEIVLRQYERMVDISPDGMALINQDYNYLLVNQTYLRQNEREWENTVGHSMQEVMGEYTFQTIVKPKIDRCLAGETIDYGDWFYFKKAGNRFVSVTYYPYFEVDGTITGVVISNRDVTERREAEVSLRDSEERLRLALTAANQGLYDLNPQTGVAIVSSEYATMLGYDPDDFQETHEKWLERIHPDDLERVVETHRSYINGEIPNYKVEFRQRTKTGDWKWILSLGKVVEWDQDQKPVRMLGTNTDISDRKLAEKSLQEERLRLQLALDAARMGSWGCNLQTEEIFWSDRAQEIFGFVPGTFPGDRETFLSMVHPDDYDRIIEAINYTFATGVSYQLEYRIRRLDGEICWLAVWGIIHQNTTLGDRQLIGVVEDISDRKHAEIERDQLLQNMSQLNSELEQANQQLEEYSQTLEQRVEERTNELQAAQERIIAQEKLASLGTLTAGIAHELRNPLNFVKNYAEGSIELTQDLLDILQPIIQSQTSDNSELIETLITDLQENATTIRLHSQRADKIITSMMQHARTDNNQANIQSTSIHDLLNEAVKLACHSKWLQDSTFKVTINTNYAADVGMIEAIPNHLIRAFINLVDNACDAMRSKKRDLSSNPNPSETVYIPTLTVATQLIGETVEIHMRDNGCGIAPHIQTRILDPFFTTKPPGAGTGLGLSLTHDIIVKQHKGTMMINSNIGEFTEIVVTIPIAMLTK